From a region of the Impatiens glandulifera chromosome 4, dImpGla2.1, whole genome shotgun sequence genome:
- the LOC124933851 gene encoding pre-mRNA-processing protein 40C isoform X1 — translation MSSNVASTAAVDAPSESRDDIQNQLGHGPSQTTVGSSSTTYSLSHNVQASTNNNLVALSNSPKPFLHPPLHGLSAATGPSFSYNIPNAGISLPSGQQLQSSTSSSADVVQETSFPLSSVSQPISSLVHATLSSSLATTSIPKIVTTGFQSNVVSSYHMPQGMATTPPTPGPPGISSSIPLKSNVNVLPTTIFPSHPSYHQAYASYPSIPPVVAPSHEIWFPSPQGGLPRPPLYPYSAPLPGPYAFQHPGMSLSASLPDMRPMGNTPMGTSGGIPIPSGASGAQFATFSVIQQDMPPVAYEKLLNNVNKDGPAIREELNAWTAHRTEAGVVYYYNALTGESTYGKPAGFKGEPEKVTAQTTPVSWEKLSGTDWTLVITNDGKKYYHNTKTQLSSWQIPHELTELSRKQAGDIVMEESISLPNNSVVTDKESPVSLNAPAIHSGGRDATSLRSPSVSASSALDLIKRKLQDSVVPASSSPVLPMSGSVSSETNGLKASETASKGHLSDNNKEKHGDEGNISESSSDSEDNESGPTKEESFIQFKEMLKERGVAPFSKWEKELPKIVFDPRFKAIPNYNTRRTLFEHYVRTRAEEERKEKRAAQKAAIDGFKQLLEEAKEDIDLNTNYQMFRKKWGNDPRFETLDRKDRESLLNERVLSLRKAAEQKAIALRAAVSFDFKAMLKEKGDIITNSRWSKVKDDLKDDPRCKSVKREDREILFNEFLSELKAAEEEVSRASKAKYEEHEKLKERERETRKRKEREEQEVERVRSKARRKEAVESYQALLVETLKDPKATWTESKPKLDKDPQGRSSNPYLDSSDLEKLFREHVKVLHERCMNDFRALLAETLTVEAGSRVSEDGKTVLNSWSTAKRIMKSDPRYVKMARKDRELLWQKHVEDINRRKKSGPDEEEEKNGGSEPKGRSLDSGKSISGRRIQQRS, via the exons ATGTCTTCAAATGTTGCATCAACTGCAGCTGTGGATGCTCCTTCAGAGAGCAGAGATGACATTCAGAATCAGTTGGGCCATGGACCTTCCCAAACAACAGTTGGTTCCAGTTCCACAACATATTCACTGTCACATAATGTGCAAGCTTCTACTAACAACAATCTG GTTGCTTTGTCAAATTCACCAAAACCGTTTCTCCATCCACCTCTTCATGGACTTTCTGCTGCTACTGGACCTTCATTCTCATACAACATTCCGAATGCTGGGATTTCTCTGCCAAGTGGACAACAATTGCAATCTAGCACA AGTTCGTCAGCTGATGTTGTGCAAGAAACTTCATTTCCACTTTCATCCGTTTCTCAACCTATTTCCTCACTTGTTCATGCTACTTTGAGTTCTTCATTAGCCACGACTTCTATTCCTAAAATCGTCACAACTGGTTTCCAGAGCAATGTTGTCTCATCTTATCACATGCCACAAGGAATGGCTACAACTCCTCCAACACCTGGCCCTCCTGGGATTTCTTCTTCTATTCCATTAAAATCTAATGTGAATGTCTTGCCAACAACCATTTTCCCATCACATCCATCTTATCATCAGGCATACGCTTCCTATCCATCTATACCTCCTGTGGTAGCTCCCTCTCATGAAATTTGGTTCCCTTCCCCGCAGGGTGGTTTGCCAAGACCACCTTTGTACCCATATTCTGCTCCCTTGCCTGGTCCGTATGCTTTTCAACATCCTGGAATGTCTCTTTCTGCCTCCTTACCTGATATGCGACCTATGGGAAATACTCCTATGGGAACTTCTGGAGGAATCCCAATACCTTCGGGTGCTTCTGGGGCTCAGTTTGCTACTTTTTCAGTAATACAACAAGATATGCCTCCTGTAGCTT ATGAAAAACTTCTGAATAATGTAAACAAGGATGGGCCAGCAATCAGGGAAGAATTGAATGCTTGGACAGCCCACAGGACTGAAGCAGGAGTTGTGTACTACTACAATGCTTTAACTGGAGAATCTACTTATGGAAAACCTGCGGGCTTTAAAGGCGAG CCTGAAAAAGTAACTGCACAGACTACTCCAGTTTCATG GGAAAAGTTGTCCGGCACAGATTGGACCCTAGTTATCACAAATGACGGCAAGAAGTACTACCATAATACTAAAACTCAG TTGAGCAGCTGGCAGATTCCACATGAGTTGACAGAGTTGAGTAGAAAGCAGGCTGGTGATATTGTGATGGAAGAGTCTATCTCCTTGCCAAATAATAGTGTAGTAACAGATAAGGAATCTCCAGTTAGTTTGAACGCTCCTGCTATTCATTCAGGTGGTCGTGATGCCACAAGTCTCAGAAGTCCCAGCGTATCAGCATCGTCTGCATTGGATTTGATCAAGAGGAAGTTACAAGACTCTGTAGTCCCAGCTTCTTCCTCACCTGTTTTGCCTATGTCAGGATCAGTGAGTTCTGAAACAAATGGCTTAAAAGCTTCTGAGACTGCAAGTAAAGGCCATTTAAGTGATAATAACAAGGAAAAGCATGGTGATGAAGGCAATATATCTGAATCGTCGTCAGATTCTGAGGACAATGAAAGTGGACCAACAAAGGAGGAATCCTTCATTCAATTCAAA GAAATGCTGAAGGAACGAGGTGTGGCACCATTCTCTAAATGGGAGAAGGAATTGCCAAAGATAGTCTTTGATCCACGCTTCAAG GCAATACCAAATTACAATACCCGGAGAACACTTTTTGAACATTATGTTCGTACGCGTGCtgaagaagaaaggaaggaGAAAAGAGCTGCTCAAAAGGCTGCAATAGACGGGTTCAAGCAGTTATTGGAGGAAGCTAAAGAG GATATTGATCTGAACACAAATTATCAAATGTTCAGAAAGAAGTGGGGCAACGATCCACGATTTGAGACATTAGATCGCAAAGATCGAGAATCGTTGCTGAATGAAAG GGTCCTATCTTTAAGGAAAGCTGCTGAACAAAAGGCTATAGCACTGCGTGCTGCTGTCTCATTTGATTTCAAAGCTATGCTTAAGGAGAAAGGAGATATCATTACAAATTCTCGCTGGTCTAAG GTGAAAGATGACCTCAAGGATGATCCCAGATGCAAATCTGTTAAACGTGAGGATAgggaaattttatttaatgaattctTATCTGAATTGAAGGCTGCTGAAGAAGAAGTGTCACGGGCATCAAAGGCCAAATATGAAGAACAT GAGAAACTGAAGGAACGAGAGCGAGAGACGCGGAAGCGTAAAGAAAGAGAGGAGCAGGAAGTTGAAAGGGTGAGATCTAAAGCTCGCAGAAAAGAAGCTGTTGAATCTTATCAAGCTCTACTGGTAGAAACATTAAAGGACCCTAAG GCCACTTGGACAGAATCAAAACCCAAACTAGACAAAGATCCACAAGGACGTTCATCAAATCCATATTTAGACTCGTCTGATCTGGAGAAACTTTTCCGTGAACATGTGAAGGTACTTCATGAG CGGTGTATGAATGACTTTAGGGCACTTTTAGCGGAGACTCTAACAGTTGAAGCAGGCAGTCGAGTGAGTGAAGATGGAAAGACGGTTTTGAATTCATGGTCAACAGCTAAACGGATTATGAAAAGCGATCCAAGGTATGTAAAGATGGCAAGGAAAGATAGGGAATTGTTGTGGCAAAAACACGTAGAAGATATAAATAGGAGGAAAAAGTCGGGTCCAGATGAAGAGGAAGAGAAGAACGGTGGATCCGAACCTAAAGGAAGATCCCTTGATAGCGGAAAAAGTATCTCGGGTAGGAGAATTCAGCAGCGGAGTTGA
- the LOC124933851 gene encoding pre-mRNA-processing protein 40C isoform X2, producing MPQGMATTPPTPGPPGISSSIPLKSNVNVLPTTIFPSHPSYHQAYASYPSIPPVVAPSHEIWFPSPQGGLPRPPLYPYSAPLPGPYAFQHPGMSLSASLPDMRPMGNTPMGTSGGIPIPSGASGAQFATFSVIQQDMPPVAYEKLLNNVNKDGPAIREELNAWTAHRTEAGVVYYYNALTGESTYGKPAGFKGEPEKVTAQTTPVSWEKLSGTDWTLVITNDGKKYYHNTKTQLSSWQIPHELTELSRKQAGDIVMEESISLPNNSVVTDKESPVSLNAPAIHSGGRDATSLRSPSVSASSALDLIKRKLQDSVVPASSSPVLPMSGSVSSETNGLKASETASKGHLSDNNKEKHGDEGNISESSSDSEDNESGPTKEESFIQFKEMLKERGVAPFSKWEKELPKIVFDPRFKAIPNYNTRRTLFEHYVRTRAEEERKEKRAAQKAAIDGFKQLLEEAKEDIDLNTNYQMFRKKWGNDPRFETLDRKDRESLLNERVLSLRKAAEQKAIALRAAVSFDFKAMLKEKGDIITNSRWSKVKDDLKDDPRCKSVKREDREILFNEFLSELKAAEEEVSRASKAKYEEHEKLKERERETRKRKEREEQEVERVRSKARRKEAVESYQALLVETLKDPKATWTESKPKLDKDPQGRSSNPYLDSSDLEKLFREHVKVLHERCMNDFRALLAETLTVEAGSRVSEDGKTVLNSWSTAKRIMKSDPRYVKMARKDRELLWQKHVEDINRRKKSGPDEEEEKNGGSEPKGRSLDSGKSISGRRIQQRS from the exons ATGCCACAAGGAATGGCTACAACTCCTCCAACACCTGGCCCTCCTGGGATTTCTTCTTCTATTCCATTAAAATCTAATGTGAATGTCTTGCCAACAACCATTTTCCCATCACATCCATCTTATCATCAGGCATACGCTTCCTATCCATCTATACCTCCTGTGGTAGCTCCCTCTCATGAAATTTGGTTCCCTTCCCCGCAGGGTGGTTTGCCAAGACCACCTTTGTACCCATATTCTGCTCCCTTGCCTGGTCCGTATGCTTTTCAACATCCTGGAATGTCTCTTTCTGCCTCCTTACCTGATATGCGACCTATGGGAAATACTCCTATGGGAACTTCTGGAGGAATCCCAATACCTTCGGGTGCTTCTGGGGCTCAGTTTGCTACTTTTTCAGTAATACAACAAGATATGCCTCCTGTAGCTT ATGAAAAACTTCTGAATAATGTAAACAAGGATGGGCCAGCAATCAGGGAAGAATTGAATGCTTGGACAGCCCACAGGACTGAAGCAGGAGTTGTGTACTACTACAATGCTTTAACTGGAGAATCTACTTATGGAAAACCTGCGGGCTTTAAAGGCGAG CCTGAAAAAGTAACTGCACAGACTACTCCAGTTTCATG GGAAAAGTTGTCCGGCACAGATTGGACCCTAGTTATCACAAATGACGGCAAGAAGTACTACCATAATACTAAAACTCAG TTGAGCAGCTGGCAGATTCCACATGAGTTGACAGAGTTGAGTAGAAAGCAGGCTGGTGATATTGTGATGGAAGAGTCTATCTCCTTGCCAAATAATAGTGTAGTAACAGATAAGGAATCTCCAGTTAGTTTGAACGCTCCTGCTATTCATTCAGGTGGTCGTGATGCCACAAGTCTCAGAAGTCCCAGCGTATCAGCATCGTCTGCATTGGATTTGATCAAGAGGAAGTTACAAGACTCTGTAGTCCCAGCTTCTTCCTCACCTGTTTTGCCTATGTCAGGATCAGTGAGTTCTGAAACAAATGGCTTAAAAGCTTCTGAGACTGCAAGTAAAGGCCATTTAAGTGATAATAACAAGGAAAAGCATGGTGATGAAGGCAATATATCTGAATCGTCGTCAGATTCTGAGGACAATGAAAGTGGACCAACAAAGGAGGAATCCTTCATTCAATTCAAA GAAATGCTGAAGGAACGAGGTGTGGCACCATTCTCTAAATGGGAGAAGGAATTGCCAAAGATAGTCTTTGATCCACGCTTCAAG GCAATACCAAATTACAATACCCGGAGAACACTTTTTGAACATTATGTTCGTACGCGTGCtgaagaagaaaggaaggaGAAAAGAGCTGCTCAAAAGGCTGCAATAGACGGGTTCAAGCAGTTATTGGAGGAAGCTAAAGAG GATATTGATCTGAACACAAATTATCAAATGTTCAGAAAGAAGTGGGGCAACGATCCACGATTTGAGACATTAGATCGCAAAGATCGAGAATCGTTGCTGAATGAAAG GGTCCTATCTTTAAGGAAAGCTGCTGAACAAAAGGCTATAGCACTGCGTGCTGCTGTCTCATTTGATTTCAAAGCTATGCTTAAGGAGAAAGGAGATATCATTACAAATTCTCGCTGGTCTAAG GTGAAAGATGACCTCAAGGATGATCCCAGATGCAAATCTGTTAAACGTGAGGATAgggaaattttatttaatgaattctTATCTGAATTGAAGGCTGCTGAAGAAGAAGTGTCACGGGCATCAAAGGCCAAATATGAAGAACAT GAGAAACTGAAGGAACGAGAGCGAGAGACGCGGAAGCGTAAAGAAAGAGAGGAGCAGGAAGTTGAAAGGGTGAGATCTAAAGCTCGCAGAAAAGAAGCTGTTGAATCTTATCAAGCTCTACTGGTAGAAACATTAAAGGACCCTAAG GCCACTTGGACAGAATCAAAACCCAAACTAGACAAAGATCCACAAGGACGTTCATCAAATCCATATTTAGACTCGTCTGATCTGGAGAAACTTTTCCGTGAACATGTGAAGGTACTTCATGAG CGGTGTATGAATGACTTTAGGGCACTTTTAGCGGAGACTCTAACAGTTGAAGCAGGCAGTCGAGTGAGTGAAGATGGAAAGACGGTTTTGAATTCATGGTCAACAGCTAAACGGATTATGAAAAGCGATCCAAGGTATGTAAAGATGGCAAGGAAAGATAGGGAATTGTTGTGGCAAAAACACGTAGAAGATATAAATAGGAGGAAAAAGTCGGGTCCAGATGAAGAGGAAGAGAAGAACGGTGGATCCGAACCTAAAGGAAGATCCCTTGATAGCGGAAAAAGTATCTCGGGTAGGAGAATTCAGCAGCGGAGTTGA